In Deltaproteobacteria bacterium, the sequence GTACCGGATCTGCAGGCCATGGCGCCGCTGCAGCGCATCGACGACCTCCTCGAGCAGCTCCTCCTTTTCCGGCAGCGATTTCTCGCCGCCGCGGACGAGGAACACGAACTGCCGCCGGTAGTCCTGGAACCGCTCCGGGTGGATCGCCTCGCGGCTCACGTACTGGACCAGGTCCCGCATGCCCTTCTCGTAGCTGGTTCCTTCGAACAGCCGGGAGAGGCTCGCGCCGACGCAGGCGGCGATCATCGTCGCGATCGGAGTGCGCTCGCCGCCGCCGGCCACCCTGGAGCGATCCACGCGAACGTGAATCCGCCCCCGCCTCTTCTCGCGCACCAGCGGAAGGTGCCGGCCGATCGCCTCGAGCTGCCGATCGATCGCGGCGACGCGCACGCCGAGCAGCGCGGTCAGGTCGGAGCGCGTGAGGTCGCGTCCCGCGAGCAGCGCGGCGACGAGCTTCGCGGTCCGTTCGATGGAGGTGAGCCGTCCGAGCTCCGAGATCGCCATGATCCGCAAAGGATCCTCCGATCCGCAAAGGATCTCAAGGCGCGGATCGGGCTTCCTTTGCATTGCCGCGCAGAGCCCGCGCGACAACCATTCCATCGCGGGCTCACGCAGCCCGCGTTTCGATCGAAAGGATGCCCGCCATGCAGACGCTTTCCTTCTGGGTTCGTCCGGCCGTCTTTGCCGTCCTCTGGGTCCTGGCTGCCGCGCTCACCGTCGCTGAGGTCGCGACGATCGGTCCCTCCCTGCAATCGGCAGGCGGGATGCCACCTCCGCGGGTGGCGACCATCCCGTGACCTTCCCAACGCTACGCCGCCGCGCGCGTGCGATCGTTTCGCCGCAGACTGAGAACTTTTCGCACGCGCGCCACGGGCTCGCCCTGCGCGTCCGTGACGGTGACCTCGAACGACGGGTTGATCTTCCCCTTCTCGTCGATCTCCGCCCGAAGCTCGTCCGCTCGCGCCCGCGAGACCTCGAATCGCGCCTTCACCGTTCCACGGCCGGGCTTGAGGAAGTCGATGGACGCGCTCTTGTCCCAGATCGAGTACGCATCGCCGAGCTGCATCATCAGCATCAGCATGAAGAACGGGTCGCACATCGAGTACAGCGACCCGCCGAACTGCGTCCCGACGAAGTTCCGGTTCCAGGCAGAGAGCTTCATCTCCACCTCGACGACCGTCAGGTCGGGAGCGACATGCGTCACGGAGACGCCGGCGCCGAGATACGGTGGGTAGAAACGCATCAGCTTGAGGAACCGGTCGTTGCCGAGGCGGGCCGCGATCCGTTGCAGGAGGGTCATGTTCGAAACGATGCCGGAGAGCCCGCGCAAAGGGTAGATCTACGCGATGACGGTTCCACGGACGCACCAATTCGCGGCAGTCGCCTTCGAGGAGAATCTCTCGCTGCGCGAGCTTGCCGCTTCCTATCCCGAGGCCAGGCTGGGCCTGCGCGACATGCGGCTTGCGGCGGGAGACGGTGGAGGCATCTTCATCTATCCCTTCGGCGCAGTCGTCTTCCACGACGTGACGCCAGAACGGCGCGAGGCCGAGCTGGCCCGCCTGTATCGCGCGCGGCCGGGTCTGACCACCCAGGTCGTCCGGGAAAGCTTCACGGTGCGGGAAGAGCCGGGGAGCCGCGTGGACATCGCAGCCGGCAGCCTCGTCGTCGATCAGTTCGGGGAGGACCGCGCCGCGGTGGTGGCGCTGATCGTCGCGCAAAGTGCTGCCCTCGAATACTACGAGCGGATCGTTGCAGGGCTCTTCACGCGGACGGTCGAGCTGGTGGATCCGCTGGAGAAGCGCGGCTCGGTCTCCGCGCAGATTCGCAGGCTCCACCGCTTCATCGGAGAGGCGATCGCTACGCGGAACGAGGTGTTCACGGTCCTTGCCCTGCTCGACAAGCCCGACGCGACCTGGGACGATCCGGCGATGGACCGGATCTACGACGAGCTCCGCGCCGAGTTCGATCTGGTCGATCGCTACACCACGATGGAGCAGAAGCTCGACGGTGTGCAGGAGGCGCTGGAGCTCGTGCTCGACGTCGCCCGCGACCGGCGCATGTGGCTCCTGGAAGTGACGATTGTCCTTTTGATCCTGTTCGAGCTCTTGCTCGAAGTGTTCCGACGGCTCCACTGACCGTCAGTGGAGCGCCCGCGATTGACCGCGGCGGCCGACGCTCCTATGGTCCCGCGCTCCAAGACGGGGAGCGCCACATGGAGCGGAAAGCCATGCTGCACCGGTGGGAATCGATGCCGACGGAGCAGCTGAGCGAGCGCATCGGCCGCCGGATGATCACGGGCGATCGGATGATGCTCGCGCACATCTACCTGAAGAAGGGCGCCGTGGTGCCGCGCCACCAGCACGAGAACGAGCAGATCACCTACGTCCTGGAAGGGGCCCTGCGCTTTCACCTCGGCGAGAACGGCGAGCAGCAGGTCGACGTCCGATCGGGCGAAGTGCTCACCATTCCCTCGAACCTGCCTCATACGGCGGAAGCGCTCGAGGACACCGTCGACGTGGACATCTTCGATCCGCCGCGCCAGGACTGGCTGAGCGGGAATGACGCGTACCTGCGCGGCAGGTAAGACGCGCCATGGATCTCGGCATCCGCGCAAAAGTCGCGCTCGTCACGGGCGCGAGCTCGGGGATCGGCGAAGCGGTAGCGCTCGGCCTCGCTCGCGAAGGCGTCCGGCTCGCCGTTGCCGCCCGGCGGCGCGAGCGGCTGGAGGACGTTGCCCGGCGCGCGACGGCCGCCGGAGCGCAGGAGGCGCGGGCGTTCACCGTCGATCTGACGGATGCCGTCTCGCTGCAGAGACTGACCGCATCGGTCGAGCGGGAGATGGGCCCCGCGGAACTGCTGATCGTCAACGGAGGCGGACCGAAACCGGGAACGTTCACGCAGACGGCGCCGGCCGATTGGGACGCCGCCTACGCTTTGACGCTGCAGAGCGCGCTGCGGCTGGTCCATGCCGTCCTGCCGGGCATGCGCGCCCGAAAGTGGGGACGCATCGTCGCGCTCGAGTCGGTCGTCGTGAAACAGCCGTTCGCAGGCATGGTCTTGTCCAACGCCTTGCGCGCGTCGGTGACCGCGGCCTTGAAGACGCTGTCTTCGGAAGTCGCGTCCGAGGGGATCACGGTCAACACCATCGCCACCGGACTGGTGGAGACCGACCGGCTTCGGTCGCTTTACGACACGCCGTCAAAGATGGCCGCCGCCGCAGCCGGCATCCCCATGAAACGTGCAGCTTCTCCCGCGGAATACGCCCCGCTGGTGGTGTTCCTCTGCGGCGAGCCCGCGGGCTACGTGACGGGTCAGACGATCTCGATCGATGGCGGCCTGACCGCCGGGATCTTCGGATGAGGAGAGGACAGATGATCGATCTTCGCAGAAGCGCCGTGATCGTGGGATTGGTGGCGCTCGCCGCGGCTTGCGCGACGCAGCCGCCGGCACCGGACAAGGCGATGGCCAAGGCGCCCGACGCGAACAATCCGCTGCTCGTGCCCTGGTCGGGCCCGTACGGCGGGATCCCGCCCTTCGGGAAATTCAAGGTCGAGGACATCGCACCGGCGCTGGAAGCCGCGATGGCCGAGAACCTGGAGGAGATCGATCGCATCGCCCAGAGCCCGGACGCCCCGACGTTCGAGAACACCATCGTGGCGATGGAGAGGACCGGCCTGACTCTCGATCGGGTCAGCACCATCTACGGCATCTACACCTCGACGATGAACGACGCGAAGGTCCAGGCCATCGAGACCGAGATGGCACCGAAGCTCGCCGCCTTCAACGACAAGATCTTCCAGAACGGCCGGCTCTTCGCGCGCATCGCCGCGGTGTACGAGGCGCGCGATCGGCTCGGCCTCAATCCGGAGCAGCAGCGGCTGCTCTGGCTCGACTACACGACGTTCTCTCGCGCCGGCGCGAAGCTCGACGATCCCGCCAAGAAGCGTCTTTCCGATCTGAACCAGCAGCTCGCCTCGCTCTACACGAAGTTCAGCCAGAACCTCCTCGCCGAGGAGAGCACCCAGATGGTCGTGCTCGAGCAGGAATCGGATCTCGCCGGGTTGCCCCTGGCGCTGCGCGAGGCCGCCGCTTCCGCGGCCGCCAGTCGCGGCCAGGCGGGAAAGTGGGCCGTCGTCAACACGCGTTCGAGCGTCGATCCGTTCTTGACCCTGTCGACCCGCCGCGACCTGCGCGAGAAGGTGTGGCGGATGTTCATCATGCGCGGCGACAACGGCGGCGCGCGCGACAACAACGCTGCCATCGCGGAGATCCTCAAGCTCCGCGCACAGCGGGCCAAGCTTCTCGGCTATCCGACACACGCGCACTGGCGGCTCGAGGATTCGATGGCCAAGACGCCGGAGCGCGCGGTCGGGCTGATGGAAGCGGTGTGGAAGCCGGCGGTGGCGCGCGTGCACGAGGAAGTCGCCGACATGCAAGCCATCGCCGACCGCGAGAGAGCGGGCATCCGCATCTCTCCCTGGGACTACCGCTTCTATGCGGAGAAGGTCCGCAAGGCGAAGTACGATCTCGACGAGAACGACGTGAAGCCTTACCTGCAGTTGGAGAAGCTGCGGGAGGGCATGTTCTGGGTCGCGGGGGAGCTCTTCGGCCTGCGCTTTGCGCCGCTGGCGGACGGCTCGGTCCCCATCTACCACCCGGACGTCCGCGTCTTTCGGGTCACGGACGCGGCGGGAAAGCACGTTGGCCTCTGGTACTTCGACCCGTACGCTCGCCCCGGAAAGCGATCCGGCGCGTGGATGAACGAGTACCGGCGCCAGTGGCACCTCGACCACGACGTGCCGGTGATCGTTTCCAACAACGCCAACTTCGTGAAGGGCAAACCCGGCGAGCCCATCCTCATCAGCTGGGACGACGCGCGGACGCTCTTCCACGAGTTCGGGCACGCGCTGCACGGGCTGAACTCCAACGTCACGTATCCGGCCCTCTCCGGCACGTCAGTGCCGCGCGACTACGTCGAGTTCCCTTCCCAGCTCCTCGAGCGCTGGCTCTATACGCGCCCGGTCCTCGATCGCTTCGCCCTGCACTTCCGGACCGGAGCACCGGTTCCCGCCGAGACGGTCCAGAAGATCGAGCGCGCCCAGAGGTTCAACCAGGGGTTCATCACCGTGGAGTATCTCGCCAGCGCGGTGGTCGACATGAAGCTGCATCTTGCCGGCGAGGTCCCGATCGATCCGCGGCAGTTCGAGCGCGATACGCTCGCGCAGCTCGGAATGCCTTCGGAGATCGTGATGCGACATCGGACCGCGCAATTCGGCCACGCCTTCGCCGGAGACGGGTATTCGGCCGGGTACTACAGCTATCTCTGGTCGGACACGCTCTCGGCCGACGCGTGGGAGGCGTTCCTCGAGGGCGCCGGCCCGTATGACAAGGCGGTGGCGAAGCGGCTCCACGATCACGTCTTCAGCGCGGGCAACACCGTCGACCCGGCGGTCGCGTACCGGGCATTCCGCGGTCGCGATCCGGACATCGGCGCATTGATGCGCAAGCGTGGGTTCCCCGTGCCCGGATCCAACGTCGCCGCCGAACGGACCGTCCGGCCATAGCCGACGGCCGCGCGTGCGTCAGGTGCGGGGGCCGAGCCAGACCGCGGTCCCGTCCGCCCCCTCCGGCGCGCGCTCCCAGCCCGTCAGCCGCTGGCCGAGGAGCGCAACGACCAGCTCCGAGGCGCCTTCGAGCGCGAACGCGGCGCGGTCGGGGGCGATCTCGCGCGCCGCCGCGAGCAGATCGGCGGCCCTGCGCGATGCTGGCGACGCGACCGCCGACCTCCCGTTGACGTCCTCGAAGAGCACCCCTTCCCCGGCGCAGACGGCGGCGCGGACGATGACGCCCTGATCGAGCGAGCTGCGGGCGATCTCCTGCGCGAAACGGGCGGCGCTGAAGAGCGCCGCTTCGACGCCGGTGCGCGCAGGCAAGCGCTCGAAGGCGACGACCGACAGCACCGGACCGACCTGGGTGGCTGCGGAACCATAGGCTTCGAGGAACGCGCGCGCGCGATGGGCGACGAATCCGAGCAGCTCGTGCGCTTCGCGGGCTGTGAGCTGGGATCCCGGGTCGGCCACTTCGCCGGCGTAGAAGACGGCGCGGACCGGCGCCCGCGGCGGTAGGGAAAGTCCCGCGTCGCGCATCGCGCGCTCGAGCAGCGGCCGCGGAGGATCGAGCGAAAACCAGGTCCGGAGCAGGCGAAGCTCCGCGGCGGTGCGCGGCCCGCGGGCGGCGATCTCGCCCAGGCGCTCGGCTTCGCCGCTCGCCGGCGCCTCCGGGGCTTGCTCGGGCCGCACCGCACGAACCGTCCAGAAGGGCAGCATTTCCGGGCCCGCGTCGAGCCTCCGCAGGCTCTCTGCGGTGACGAAGTCTGCGTCTTGCAGCTCACCCGGTCCGACGAAGCACACCGTTCGGTGTGCTCCATCTTCTGTGGGCCGGGAGAGGACGACGAGCGAGACGCGCAGCGCCTCTTTCAGGCGGTCGACGATGCGGCGTTCGTCGAGGCCTGCCGCCTCGGGGCGGAGACGCCCATGCGTGCGGCACTCGGCGGCGATCTCCCGGATTTCGTCGGTGAGCAGGCGGAAGACGTCGAACATGGAGCTGAGGCGTTCGCTTTCCTGTTGCGCGACCCGCACCACGGCGCGCAGCCGATTGCGCAGCTCGGGCAGCGACTGCGGAACCACCAGCTTTTCGAGCCCCTCGAAGTCGAGGTGCGCGACGTCCTCGGCGCTGAGCGCGCGCAGGCAGCTGCGGATGCTGACCGACGTCGTTCCCTCCACCAGCCATGCGTTCGGGACGGCGCGCAACTGCGAAGGCAGCAGGACGCGGAGCAGCCGCGCCTTGGCCTCCCACGCGGCGCTGATCGGAGACTGACCGTTGGGATCCCGACGCTGGCGGGGCGGCCGCTGCTCCTGGTGGCCGCCACGCAGGAGCGAGCAGACGATATGCGAAAGCGGTCCACCGACGGACGTGGTGAACGCCAGCGCGCCGTCCTCGCGGAAGCCCTGGCGCGATTCCGCCTCGAGCAGGTAGCGGCGGTCGACGCAGAAGAGATGGTGCGCCTTGTTGATCTGCACCAGGCCGGAGGCGCCCAGAGCGTGACCAAACGTCAAGAGGCCGCCGACGGGGTTCGACCAGCCCTCCGCCATCCGCTCCGTCGAGCGGTCCCAGCCGAGCCCGAGGGCGAGCAGAAACGACAGCTCGATGCTGGGAAAGGCGTCGTGGACCACGCCGAAGGCGCAGGAGGTGAAGGTCGATACGGGGACTTGGGCATCGTCCGCGCAGCCGGCGAGCGCCCCGTACACGGCGGGGGCGAAGAGCAGCGGGGTCTTGCGGTGGAGGAGATCGGGGTTCGTCGACCCATCGCCGAGGCCGAGCACTTCCGTGAGCGGGGTGGTGCTGAAGCGCGCGCTCTTCGAGGAGGCGACCGCCTCGATCAGAGCGTCGTCGGAGGTGACGATGGTGGCGGCGGCGCCGCAGCAAGGCACCGCGATGTCGGTCGCGTCGAACCAAGGGGTCCGCGGCGTGTCCCGCTTGAAGGGCTTTCCGGCGTTGATTCCCGCCGGGTAGTTGGCGCCGACCTGCGCCTTGCGGGCGGCAACGCGCGCGAGAAGCGACTCCAACTCGCCCGGCGGCAGATCGAAGCTGCGCCGCATCACGTCCATGATCAGATCGCCGACCGCGAGCATGTCGAGCCCACGGGCCTGGTCGTCCTCTCCCAGCACGGTGCGGATCTGGTATTGCGACGCGTAACCGCCGGGGATGATCTGCCCGGCGAGCACGAGGATGGTGGCGGGGTGCTCCGCGGTGCGGGCTGCCCGGACTGCCTCCGCGAACGCCTGCGCGCCGCTGTCCGAGGTTCCCACCACGAACTGCGCCCGCGCGCGCGCGGAGAGGCCGAGTTGCACCTGCAGCGCCTGCGGGACCAGCCCGATGTTGACGCGCTCGTTGGGATCGAGACCCGGCATCGAGGTGACCAGCATGTCGGTGATGGAGTCGCAGGTGCGCCGCCAGTCGGCGCCGGTCAGCTCGTGCAGCGTGGTGAGCGCGCGGTGCGCGGCGGACGCGAGGAGATCGGGAAGCCCGATGGGTTCGCGGATGCCGAACGCCTTCTGCCATTCGTCCGGACGCGTCCGGCCGTCGTCGCTGCGGTTGGGATATCTAAAGAACAGGTGCGACGCCTCGCCGGGGCGAAGTTCTTGATGCGGCGCGCCGAAGAAGTCGCGACGCCGCCGCTCCGGCTGAAGATCGCGCGGGCTGGCGCTGTATTCGGCGGCGACGACGAAGACCCTGCGGCGCGTCATACGCCAATCAAACACGCTGCGGCGTCCGGATGGAAGCGGGCAGTAGGTCCGGAAGCTACTTCCTGGTCCAGCGCGCCCGCCCCCTGCCGTCAGCCTTGCATTCCAGCGTCACGCCTTTCTTGTCCGTCGACGTCGTTCCCACGGCGCTCTTCGAGCAGTAACCGCCGGCGCGCGGGCCCTTGCTCGAGCTTCTGCGGGCGAACGCGGGCGCGGCGAGCAAGGAGAAGGCGAGGGAGACGGCGACCAGGCGCATGCGGTTCCTCCGGAGAAGCTCCATTCTACGGCCAACCGCAAGGGAAGGGATCCGGTTCGTGTAGACTGCGCGCCGCGATGCCCGACGAGATCGCCGAGCGCGTCGACCGGCTGGAACTGCCGTTCGATGCCCGTGGCGTGGACGAATACGGCGCCTCGAAATGGCATCTGACCGTTGCCTTCCGCGCGCTGGCCGTCCTCTATCGGAGCTACTTCCGGGTGCGCTGCTCCGGGATCGGGCATGTTCCTGCGCGCGGGCGGGCGATGCTGGTCGGCAATCACTCCGGCGGAATCGCGATCGACGCCGCAATGGTGATCGCCTCCTGCTTCCTCGAGATGGAGCCGCCGCGTCTCGCCCAGGGCATGGCGGAGAAGTTCATCAACCGCCTCCCGTTCGCGTCGGTATGGACGGCGCGCTGCGGGCAGCTGACCGGCTTGCCGGAGCACGCGCAGCGTTTGCTGGAATCGGAACGACTGCTGCTGGTCTTTCCCGAAGGCGCGCGCGGGACGGCGAAGCTGTGGAAAGACCGGTACTCGCTGGTCGACTTCGGCAGCGGGTTCATGCGGCTCGCGCTGCGCACGAAGAGTCCCATCGTGCCCTTCGCATTCCTCGGTGGAGGCGATGCCATCCCGACGGTGACGAACCTCTACAAGGTCGGGAACCTGCTCGGGCTTCCATACTTGCCGGTGACTCCATGGCTCTTGCCGTTGCCGCGACCCGTCGGCCTGTCGGTGCACTTCGGCGAACCGATGCGATTCGAAGGGGGCGGCGCCGAGGACGACGACACCATGCACCGCCGCGCCGACGAAGTGAAAGCGCGGATCGCGGGCCTCATCGAGCGGGCCCGACGATGAAGGTGGTGCTTCCAGGCATCGCCAGCCTGCTCGCGCGCAACGTCGCCCGACGGCTCCTGGCCGCCGGGCACGAGGTGATCGGCATCGATCCGCGCGGCTGGCCGGACGCACCGCGCGAAGTCGAGCTGCACCGTGTGGACATCCGCAAGCGCGCGGCGGAGGACGTCTTCCGGCGGCACCGCCCCGAGGCCGTGATTCACATGGCCACCATCTCCGCCCTGCTCGCCGACCCGGAGGAGCGTTACCGGATCAACCTCGGAGGTACCCGGGCGGTGTTCGAGCACTGCGCAAATCACGGCGTCCGCCAGGTGATCTTCGTCGGCCGTCACACCTACTACGGCGCCGGGCCCGAGGCGCCGCTCTACCACACCGAAGCGGAGCCGCCGCAGGAACTGGGCGCCTATCCGGAGCTCGCCGATCTGGTGGCTGCCGATCTCTACGCGGCCAATGCGCTGTGGAGGATTCCCGATCTGCACACCGCGGTCTTGCGCGTCTGCTACACCCTCGGACCGTCCGCACACGGGACGCTGGCGAGCTTCCTCAATGCCCGGTTCGTGCCGATGGTTCTGGGCTTCGACCCTCTGTTCCAGTTCCTCCACGAGGACGATGCGGCGAACGCGATCGTCACCGCGCTCTCCTCGAAGCTGCGCGGCATCTACAACGTGGCCGGACCGCAGCCGCTTCCCCTGAGCTTGATCGCGCACGAGGCCCGGCGCCGGACGGTGCCCCTGCCAGAAGTTGCGCTCGCGTTCCTCCTCGGGCGCGCCGGCTTGCCCCGCCTCTCGCGCGGCGCACTCGCGCACATCAAGTATCCGATCGTGGTGGACGCGGCCCTGTTCCGGCGCGAAACCGGCTTCCAGCACCAATTCGACGAGCTGGCCACGGTCCATTCGTTCGCGGACGCCGTTCCGCCCGGCGGGCGATCGAGGCCGTTGCCAGCCTGACTTGACAGGTCGAGGGTACCTCCGTTATCGATCGCGGCCGATGTCGCCTCGAATGCAGAGCAAGTGCGCATGTTGTTGTCGCCCCGGCATGTCGTGCCGGGCGCGCGCACGAGCCTGACGGCGAATCACTCCTCATCGTCCCTCAGCTCCTTGCCCGCCCGGCTCCCCGTCGGCGCCGTGACTTTCCCGCAAGGAGCTGTCCGTGGATTCGTACCCCGTCTTTTTGCACCTGCAAGGCCGTTCCGTTTTGCTCGTCGGCGGAGGCAACGTCGCCTCGGCGAAGATCGGCGGACTCATCGCCGCCGGCGCTCGCGTTACCGTGGTTGCCCCGGCCATCCTGGACTCGCTCCGGCGGCCTGGAGTCCGCATCGAGCAG encodes:
- a CDS encoding SDR family oxidoreductase, with the protein product MDLGIRAKVALVTGASSGIGEAVALGLAREGVRLAVAARRRERLEDVARRATAAGAQEARAFTVDLTDAVSLQRLTASVEREMGPAELLIVNGGGPKPGTFTQTAPADWDAAYALTLQSALRLVHAVLPGMRARKWGRIVALESVVVKQPFAGMVLSNALRASVTAALKTLSSEVASEGITVNTIATGLVETDRLRSLYDTPSKMAAAAAGIPMKRAASPAEYAPLVVFLCGEPAGYVTGQTISIDGGLTAGIFG
- a CDS encoding SDR family oxidoreductase, whose translation is MKVVLPGIASLLARNVARRLLAAGHEVIGIDPRGWPDAPREVELHRVDIRKRAAEDVFRRHRPEAVIHMATISALLADPEERYRINLGGTRAVFEHCANHGVRQVIFVGRHTYYGAGPEAPLYHTEAEPPQELGAYPELADLVAADLYAANALWRIPDLHTAVLRVCYTLGPSAHGTLASFLNARFVPMVLGFDPLFQFLHEDDAANAIVTALSSKLRGIYNVAGPQPLPLSLIAHEARRRTVPLPEVALAFLLGRAGLPRLSRGALAHIKYPIVVDAALFRRETGFQHQFDELATVHSFADAVPPGGRSRPLPA
- a CDS encoding M3 family metallopeptidase; this encodes MIDLRRSAVIVGLVALAAACATQPPAPDKAMAKAPDANNPLLVPWSGPYGGIPPFGKFKVEDIAPALEAAMAENLEEIDRIAQSPDAPTFENTIVAMERTGLTLDRVSTIYGIYTSTMNDAKVQAIETEMAPKLAAFNDKIFQNGRLFARIAAVYEARDRLGLNPEQQRLLWLDYTTFSRAGAKLDDPAKKRLSDLNQQLASLYTKFSQNLLAEESTQMVVLEQESDLAGLPLALREAAASAAASRGQAGKWAVVNTRSSVDPFLTLSTRRDLREKVWRMFIMRGDNGGARDNNAAIAEILKLRAQRAKLLGYPTHAHWRLEDSMAKTPERAVGLMEAVWKPAVARVHEEVADMQAIADRERAGIRISPWDYRFYAEKVRKAKYDLDENDVKPYLQLEKLREGMFWVAGELFGLRFAPLADGSVPIYHPDVRVFRVTDAAGKHVGLWYFDPYARPGKRSGAWMNEYRRQWHLDHDVPVIVSNNANFVKGKPGEPILISWDDARTLFHEFGHALHGLNSNVTYPALSGTSVPRDYVEFPSQLLERWLYTRPVLDRFALHFRTGAPVPAETVQKIERAQRFNQGFITVEYLASAVVDMKLHLAGEVPIDPRQFERDTLAQLGMPSEIVMRHRTAQFGHAFAGDGYSAGYYSYLWSDTLSADAWEAFLEGAGPYDKAVAKRLHDHVFSAGNTVDPAVAYRAFRGRDPDIGALMRKRGFPVPGSNVAAERTVRP
- a CDS encoding cupin domain-containing protein; translation: MERKAMLHRWESMPTEQLSERIGRRMITGDRMMLAHIYLKKGAVVPRHQHENEQITYVLEGALRFHLGENGEQQVDVRSGEVLTIPSNLPHTAEALEDTVDVDIFDPPRQDWLSGNDAYLRGR
- a CDS encoding DUF4442 domain-containing protein is translated as MTLLQRIAARLGNDRFLKLMRFYPPYLGAGVSVTHVAPDLTVVEVEMKLSAWNRNFVGTQFGGSLYSMCDPFFMLMLMMQLGDAYSIWDKSASIDFLKPGRGTVKARFEVSRARADELRAEIDEKGKINPSFEVTVTDAQGEPVARVRKVLSLRRNDRTRAAA
- a CDS encoding WYL domain-containing protein, with the protein product MEWLSRGLCAAMQRKPDPRLEILCGSEDPLRIMAISELGRLTSIERTAKLVAALLAGRDLTRSDLTALLGVRVAAIDRQLEAIGRHLPLVREKRRGRIHVRVDRSRVAGGGERTPIATMIAACVGASLSRLFEGTSYEKGMRDLVQYVSREAIHPERFQDYRRQFVFLVRGGEKSLPEKEELLEEVVDALQRRHGLQIRYRAFDGRRQSLRIEPLSLAVYDHQLYVIGRPRGREPHPYRFSRIDAAESVGGTFQYPDKDRYDPERVFADSFGIFVDEKYPVRVVEVSLARRWATFVRSHRWHRSQEAFMRGGRIHVRMRVRLCPEVVAWVLAFGADVRVVGPAALRERVARIAGQMAKAHRA
- a CDS encoding RMD1 family protein; translated protein: MTVPRTHQFAAVAFEENLSLRELAASYPEARLGLRDMRLAAGDGGGIFIYPFGAVVFHDVTPERREAELARLYRARPGLTTQVVRESFTVREEPGSRVDIAAGSLVVDQFGEDRAAVVALIVAQSAALEYYERIVAGLFTRTVELVDPLEKRGSVSAQIRRLHRFIGEAIATRNEVFTVLALLDKPDATWDDPAMDRIYDELRAEFDLVDRYTTMEQKLDGVQEALELVLDVARDRRMWLLEVTIVLLILFELLLEVFRRLH
- a CDS encoding acyltransferase yields the protein MPDEIAERVDRLELPFDARGVDEYGASKWHLTVAFRALAVLYRSYFRVRCSGIGHVPARGRAMLVGNHSGGIAIDAAMVIASCFLEMEPPRLAQGMAEKFINRLPFASVWTARCGQLTGLPEHAQRLLESERLLLVFPEGARGTAKLWKDRYSLVDFGSGFMRLALRTKSPIVPFAFLGGGDAIPTVTNLYKVGNLLGLPYLPVTPWLLPLPRPVGLSVHFGEPMRFEGGGAEDDDTMHRRADEVKARIAGLIERARR